One Nitrospirota bacterium genomic window carries:
- a CDS encoding putative toxin-antitoxin system toxin component, PIN family codes for MTDIVIDTNVLVAGLLSPFGTCGEIVRMVSAGELTLSYDARILSEYDEVLRRPRFGFEEEKVAVFLDYIVHRGRAVAPSPLPRPLPDPDDEPFLEAALASQALCLVTGNQKHFPAERCRGVNVISPNEFLIFFKKQQAKKKHITKRSTLKRKK; via the coding sequence ATGACGGACATTGTCATTGACACCAATGTTCTCGTTGCGGGTCTTTTATCGCCGTTCGGAACCTGCGGCGAAATCGTGCGCATGGTCTCAGCCGGTGAACTGACCCTCTCCTATGATGCAAGGATACTGTCAGAATACGACGAGGTGCTGAGGCGACCGAGGTTTGGATTTGAAGAAGAAAAGGTTGCCGTATTTCTTGATTATATCGTGCATCGCGGCCGGGCTGTTGCGCCCTCCCCTTTGCCGCGTCCGCTTCCTGATCCGGATGATGAACCGTTTCTCGAAGCCGCTCTTGCGAGTCAAGCTTTATGTCTTGTTACAGGAAATCAAAAACATTTTCCTGCTGAAAGATGCCGTGGCGTTAACGTCATTTCACCAAATGAGTTTCTGATCTTCTTCAAAAAGCAACAGGCAAAAAAGAAACACATAACAAAGCGCTCAACCCTAAAGCGCAAAAAATAG
- the hisB gene encoding imidazoleglycerol-phosphate dehydratase HisB: MARKAKVERKTKETNIKASINLDGKGTYKVNTSIPFVDHMLNLMSKHGHLDLTVEAKGDIDVDYHHLIEDLGIVLGAAIKDALGNKESIRRYGESLTPMDECLAQIAIDLSGRPYLVYNVKLPKGGRKIKDIDVSLFEDFFRSVSNAAGMNLHINLSYGRDLHHIFEAIFKGFGRSLQSAVKIHPKIKGVPSTKGSL; the protein is encoded by the coding sequence ATGGCGAGAAAAGCAAAGGTCGAGAGAAAGACAAAAGAGACGAATATCAAGGCGAGCATTAATCTTGACGGCAAGGGCACTTATAAAGTAAACACATCGATCCCTTTTGTTGACCACATGCTGAACCTTATGTCAAAGCACGGCCATCTGGATCTCACTGTAGAGGCAAAAGGCGACATTGATGTTGATTATCATCACCTCATAGAAGACCTTGGAATTGTTCTTGGTGCTGCGATAAAAGACGCGCTTGGAAACAAAGAGAGTATCAGGAGATACGGCGAATCACTTACCCCGATGGATGAGTGCCTCGCGCAGATAGCTATCGACCTGAGCGGCAGGCCTTATCTTGTATACAACGTCAAGCTTCCGAAAGGCGGCAGGAAGATAAAGGATATAGATGTCTCTCTGTTCGAGGACTTCTTCAGGTCGGTCTCAAATGCGGCAGGCATGAACCTGCATATAAATCTCAGCTACGGCCGCGACCTTCACCACATCTTTGAAGCTATATTTAAAGGCTTCGGCAGGTCGCTTCAGTCTGCTGTCAAGATACATCCAAAGATAAAGGGCGTGCCTTCGACCAAAGGGTCTCTGTAA
- a CDS encoding helix-turn-helix transcriptional regulator, translated as MTDIKYKPVSHDHEAFLKKASKRKGFRKAYEDLEEEYLLTREMLAARSKFGLTQEAVAKLMGTTKSAVSRLEAAGKHAPSLTTLKKYARAVGCHLEIKLVPNAQLTKRSTRPVKKQAAG; from the coding sequence ATGACTGATATAAAGTATAAACCCGTTTCACATGACCATGAGGCTTTCCTCAAAAAGGCCTCAAAACGGAAAGGGTTCAGAAAAGCATACGAAGACCTGGAAGAAGAGTATCTGCTTACCCGTGAAATGCTTGCTGCTCGTTCAAAATTCGGCCTTACGCAGGAAGCAGTTGCAAAGTTGATGGGAACGACAAAAAGCGCGGTATCACGTTTGGAAGCTGCGGGTAAGCATGCCCCGTCTCTGACTACGCTCAAGAAGTATGCACGGGCAGTCGGTTGTCACTTGGAGATCAAGCTCGTTCCTAACGCTCAACTAACCAAGCGCTCAACTCGGCCCGTCAAAAAACAGGCGGCAGGTTAA
- a CDS encoding type II toxin-antitoxin system Phd/YefM family antitoxin encodes MKFLSVRDLRGKSAQIWKELPDEKEMIVTSNGRPIAILAAITEANLEESLSAFRRSRAVEAVVSLQRRSVEKGTDKISMDEINAEIKSVRKKRA; translated from the coding sequence ATGAAGTTTTTGAGCGTCCGGGATTTAAGAGGCAAATCAGCGCAGATATGGAAAGAGCTGCCTGATGAAAAAGAGATGATCGTTACCAGCAACGGCCGGCCGATAGCGATTCTTGCGGCAATAACCGAGGCAAATCTTGAGGAATCGCTGTCGGCATTCCGTAGGTCGCGCGCCGTTGAGGCTGTTGTTTCTCTCCAGCGGAGGTCTGTAGAGAAAGGAACTGACAAGATTTCGATGGATGAGATCAATGCTGAAATTAAATCTGTCCGTAAAAAGCGTGCATGA